The genomic DNA CACCTACCCGATGGACCGCGAGGCCTGGGGCCGCCTCTGCCGGCTGCTCACCCTCGGCAACCGGCGCGTCCGCAAGGGCGATTGCCGCTTCGCCTTCGCCGAGATGCTGGAGGCCTCGGAGGGGCAGATGTTCATCGCCATGCCGCCGGCCCGGCGCCTGCCGGAGGGCTTCCGGGCCCGGCTGGAGGCGCTGGCCGCCGCGGCGCCGGGCCGGACCTTCCTCGGGGCGAGCCACACGCGCCGCGGCGACGAGCGGCGGCGCCTCGGGCTGCTCGCCGAGCTGGGCGCGGCCTCCGGCGCCCCGATGGTCGCGGTCTCGGACGCGCTCTATCACCATCCCGACAGGCGCCCGCTCCAGGACGTGGTCACCTGCATCCGCGAAGGCTGCCGGATCGAGGACGCCGGCTACCGCCTGGAGGCCAATGCCGAGCGCCACCTGAAGCCGCCGCCCGAGATGGCGCGGCTGTTCGCCGACCACCCGGAGGCGCTGGTCCGCACCGTCGAGATCGCGCAGGCCTGCGCCTTCGACTTGGCGCAGCTGCGTTACGAGTACCCGGACGAGCCCGTGCCCCCCGGGCGCACGCCGCAGGAATACCTGGAGGAGAAGACCTGGGAGCGGGCGCGCTGGCGCTACGCCGGCGAGGTCCCGGACGCCGTCGCGGCGACGCTCCGCGAGGAGCTGCGGCTCATCGCCAAGATGGACTACGCCCGCTACTTCCTGACCCTGTTCGACGTGGTCGAGTTCGCCCGCGGCCGGGGCATCCTCTGCCAGGGCCGCGGCTCGGCGGCCAATTCCGCCGTGTGCTTCTGCCTCGGCATCACCGCGGTGGACCCGTCGAAGCACCGGCTGCTCTTCGCCCGGTTCATCTCGGAGAACCGCGGCGAGCCGCCCGACATCGACGTCGATTTCGAGCACGAGCGCCGCGAGGAGGTGATCCAGCACCTCTACGCCCGCTACGGGCGGGAGCGGGCCGCCCTCTGCGCCACGGTGATCCACTACCGCCCGCGCATGGCGATCCGCGAGGTCGGCAAGGTCCTGGGCCTGACCGAGGACGTGACCGCGGCGATCGCCGACACGGTCTGGGGCTCCTGGGGCACCGGCATGCCGGACCGGCACGTGCGCGAGGCCGGCCTCGACCCGGAGAATCCCGCGATCCGTCAGGCGCTCGACCTCGCCCACCAGCTGATCGGCTTCCCCCGCCACCTGTCGCAGCACGTCGGCGGCTTCGTGCTGACCCGCGGCCGGCTCGACGAGACCGTGCCGGTGGGCAACGGCGCCATGGCGGACCGCACCTTCATCGAGTGGGACAAGGACGACATCGACGCGATCGGGCTGATGAAGGTCGACGTGCTGGCGCTCGGCATGCTGACCTGCCTCAAGCGCGGCCTCGACTTCCTGGAGCGGGACCACGGCACCTTGTACGCGACGCTGGCCGACCTGCCGCAGGACGATCCCGCGACCTACGCGATGCTGGCGAAGGCCGATTCCGTCGGCGTGTTCCAGGTCGAGAGCCGGGCGCAGATGTCAATGCTGCCGCGCCTGAAGCCGAAGGAATTCTACGACCTCGTGGTGCAGGTCGCGATCGTGCGCCCCGGCCCGATCCAGGGCGACATGGTCCACCCCTACCTGCGGCGGCGCTCCGGGATCGACCCGGTGGAGTACCCGGCCCCGCACCCGGACCACGGCCCGGCCGACGAGCTGAAGGAGGTCCTGCAGAAGACCTACGGGGTGCCGCTGTTCCAGGAGCACGCCATGCAGATCGCCATCACGGCGGCGGGCTTCACCCCGGCCGAGGCCGACGGGTTGCGCCGTGCCATGGCGACCTTCCGCCATGTCGGCTCGATCGGCGGGTTCGCGGACAAGTTCGTGGGCGGCATGACCCGCCGGGGCTACCCGAAGGACTTCGCCGAGCGCTGCTTCGCGCAGATCCGCGGCTTCTCCACCTACGGCTTCCCGGAGAGCCACGCGGCGAGCTTC from Methylobacterium radiotolerans JCM 2831 includes the following:
- a CDS encoding error-prone DNA polymerase; its protein translation is MTAPQLPYAELAVTTNFSFLHGAAHPQEFVAQAASYGLEAIGIADRNTVAGVVRAHAAARALEPQGTAIRILPGVRLVTEEGFEAVTYPMDREAWGRLCRLLTLGNRRVRKGDCRFAFAEMLEASEGQMFIAMPPARRLPEGFRARLEALAAAAPGRTFLGASHTRRGDERRRLGLLAELGAASGAPMVAVSDALYHHPDRRPLQDVVTCIREGCRIEDAGYRLEANAERHLKPPPEMARLFADHPEALVRTVEIAQACAFDLAQLRYEYPDEPVPPGRTPQEYLEEKTWERARWRYAGEVPDAVAATLREELRLIAKMDYARYFLTLFDVVEFARGRGILCQGRGSAANSAVCFCLGITAVDPSKHRLLFARFISENRGEPPDIDVDFEHERREEVIQHLYARYGRERAALCATVIHYRPRMAIREVGKVLGLTEDVTAAIADTVWGSWGTGMPDRHVREAGLDPENPAIRQALDLAHQLIGFPRHLSQHVGGFVLTRGRLDETVPVGNGAMADRTFIEWDKDDIDAIGLMKVDVLALGMLTCLKRGLDFLERDHGTLYATLADLPQDDPATYAMLAKADSVGVFQVESRAQMSMLPRLKPKEFYDLVVQVAIVRPGPIQGDMVHPYLRRRSGIDPVEYPAPHPDHGPADELKEVLQKTYGVPLFQEHAMQIAITAAGFTPAEADGLRRAMATFRHVGSIGGFADKFVGGMTRRGYPKDFAERCFAQIRGFSTYGFPESHAASFALLVYASAWMKCRHPDVFLAAILNAQPMGFYQPAQLVRDARAHGVEVRGVCVNASDWDCTLEPGGNPALHAVRIGLRAVRGLPEAAMRRLVRLRANGYASIEGLQASLALPRNALERLAEADAFRSLGLDRRAALWMVRTLEGTSARKAARADPSERRAHLLDAPLPLFAWHSDDGLFRHEPAVDLPALAPSEAVAEDYSATGLSLQGHPVAFFRGRLARIGAIPARAHLDPALPQGARVTVAGLVLIRQRPGTAKGVVFLTLEDETGIANVIVWKAVFEANRRAAMQARFLAVRGRIQRADGVVHLVAEGFRDLTASLGDLREAGMRLPPETTDFGVPPDRRVYRSRDFH